The sequence below is a genomic window from Numida meleagris isolate 19003 breed g44 Domestic line unplaced genomic scaffold, NumMel1.0 unplaced_Scaffold1010, whole genome shotgun sequence.
GACCCATGTCCCCATGCTCCCACATCCCTCTGTCCCGTTCTGACCTATGTCCTCATGCCCCATGTCTCTTTGTCCTCTTATGACCTGTATCCCGTGTCCCCCTGCCCTGTTCTGATCcacgtccccacgtccccatgtcctgtTCTGACCCAGATCCTCATGTCCCATGTCCCCCTCCCATGACCTCCCTCCTGACCCACatcccctgtccccatgtccccacaccccacgtccccatgtccctgggtACCGGTGACAAGCTCCAGCTTCTCGGCCGGGTCgccatccccatgtcccctcagGCACCTCCTGCCCCcacatccccgtgtcccctccTCCACCTTCTGACCCCCGCCCCATGTCCCCCTCCCCAACCCACTCTGACCCACATCCCATCCCAACGCATCCCACACCCCCTCCGGTCCCCGTGCCCCCCGGTACCGATGACCAGCTCCAGCTTCTCGGCCGGGTCCCCCTCGTCGTACAGCTTGGGGTGGCAGCGGTTCCCGATCTGGTTGATGAGCTCGGCCGGCAGCGAGGCCAGGTCCTGCCGCACCCGCACGCGGCTGCGCGACTCCGCGGGGGGCTGGTCCGGCAGCGCCTCCACCTTCTCGGATGCTGGGGGGACAAGGGGGGGACGGGGAGGGGACAGGAGTCACATCATGGGGCCATGGATCAGAACAGGA
It includes:
- the LOC110390420 gene encoding nucleus accumbens-associated protein 1-like, with protein sequence MAKFSAPKSGRQPQAPPASGPAPGTADQTSPGGTSSAYTSDSPGSFHNEEDEEEDGGEEGSDEQYRQICNMYAMYSMMNVGQTASEKVEALPDQPPAESRSRVRVRQDLASLPAELINQIGNRCHPKLYDEGDPAEKLELVIGTGGHGDRRGCGMRWDGMWVRVGWGGGHGAGVRRWRRGHGDVGAGGA